The following coding sequences are from one Capsicum annuum cultivar UCD-10X-F1 chromosome 3, UCD10Xv1.1, whole genome shotgun sequence window:
- the LOC107861957 gene encoding methyl-CpG-binding domain-containing protein 11 translates to MEKNQVLPVELPAPPSWKKLAMPKKSVRAKKNEIVFVAPTGEEIRNRRQLEKYLKTHDGSPGISEFDWTTGEAPRRSARISEKVKAMPPVAVLEPTMKRRRTATKKDEDVASVEKENMGKKDMEPAIENKEGLEEEENDVEDEVVDKGKDEQTAKEVETEYIKELEMFDGEAPKRQKYKACNDPQSEDGGKLAENVTQETAVEVEMENKEDEMGAIKGTADHKKEKEMSDREVSERKIEASNDPQSEDGGKLTENVARETAAEVEMENTEHEMGANKEAADHKKGEEMSDREVSERKIEASNETQSQVEDGGEMAENGRGVTIAIDANIWNDSMGQDYFMGMFPDAVIEETNVAEAGAEVGENLVSQTGKDISADDMNRDIADKVAPEINVAVGETYNIQDPAFTGETSDYHEEHRSLEEDKNKNRAGLMMDSGKINQPERAHTPQHQSAATISC, encoded by the exons ATGGAGAAGAATCAAGTTTTGCCAGTTGAGCTTCCTGCACCTCCGTCTTGGAAGAAGCtg GCCATGCCGAAAAAGAGTGTGAGAGCGAAGAAGAATGAGATTGTATTTGTTGCTCCAACAGGTGAGGAAATCAGGAATCGCAGGCAGTTGGAGAAGTACCTGAAAACACACGATGGAAGTCCTGGTATATCAGAATTTGATTGGACTACTGGTGAGGCTCCAAGGAGATCAGCACGGATCAGTGAGAAGGTTAAGGCAATGCCACCTGTGGCTGTGCTTGAGCCGACAATGAAACGACGCCGTACAGCTACAAAAAAAGATGAGGATGTCGCAAGTGTAGAGAAGGAAAACATGGGCAAGAAAGACATGGAACCTGCCATAGAAAATAAGGAAGGTTTGGAGGAGGAGGAGAATGATGTAGAAGATGAAGTGGTTGACAAGGGGAAGGACGAACAGACAGCCAAGGAAGTAGAAACAGAGTACATAAAAGAATTAGAGATGTTTGATGGAGAGGCTCCGAAGAGGCAGAAATATAAGGCCTGCAATGACCCTCAATCTGAGGATGGGGGCAAACTAGCGGAAAACGTCACACAGGAGACTGCTGTAGAAGTTGAAATGGAGAACAAGGAGGACGAGATGGGGGCTATTAAGGGAACTGCAGAccataaaaaagaaaaggaaatgtcTGATAGAGAGGTTTCAGAGAGAAAAATTGAGGCCAGCAATGACCCTCAATCTGAGGATGGGGGCAAACTGACGGAAAATGTCGCGCGCGAGACTGCTGCAGAGGTTGAAATGGAGAACACGGAGCACGAGATGGGGGCTAATAAGGAAGCTGCAGACCACAAAAAAGGAGAGGAAATGTCTGATAGAGAGGTTTCAGAGAGGAAAATTGAGGCCAGCAATGAAACTCAGTCTCAGGTTGAGGATGGAGGTGAAATGGCTGAAAATGGTAGAGGGGTGACGATCGCAATTGATGCCAACATCTGGAATGATTCGATGGGACAGGACTATTTCATGGGAATGTTTCCAGATGCTGTAATTGAAGAAACAAATGTTGCTGAAGCAGGAGCAGAAGTTGGGGAGAATCTAGTCTCTCAGACTGGTAAAGACATCAGTGCAGATGATATGAATCGTGACATTGCAGATAAGGTTGCCCCAGAAATAAATGTTGCAGTAGGAGAGACGTACAACATTCAGGACCCTGCATTTACCGGAGAAACTAGTGATTACCATGAAGAGCATAGATCGCTGGAAGAGGATAAAAATAAGAACAGGGCTGGTCTAATGATGGATAGTGGCAAGATTAACCAACCAGAGCGGGCACATACTCCACAACATCAATCCGCTGCTACCATCAGTTGCTGA
- the LOC107861958 gene encoding cucumber peeling cupredoxin-like — protein sequence MDKMFCVIVFGVLAVASMMQDATAQTVHVVGDSMGWVIPNNGAAAYTNWATGQTFRVGDTLVFNFMTNQHDVLQVQKSSFDGCNSQNAIGSPILTGPANITLDSAGDHYYICTFGRHCLNGQKLAITVSSSTGTPGANPPNQSNPTTPVVPSPSSSRQAEACPPTPFAAEPSSSTPGGSAPPPASSSKTILASFLLSLSSIALTIFI from the exons ATGGACAAAATGTTTTGCGTGATCGTCTTTGGTGTTTTAGCCGTTGCAAGTATGATGCAAGACGCAACAGCCCAAACGGTGCATGTGGTAGGGGACAGCATGGGTTGGGTCATACCGAACAATGGAGCTGCAGCTTACACAAATTGGGCTACTGGACAAACATTCAGGGTTGGCGACACACT AGTGTTCAATTTTATGACCAACCAACATGACGTGCTGCAAGTACAAAAATCTTCGTTCGATGGTTGCAATTCCCAGAATGCCATAGGCAGTCCGATACTGACAGGACCAGCAAATATAACACTTGACTCTGCTGGAGATCACTACTATATTTGCACTTTTGGCAGGCACTGCCTAAATGGCCAGAAATTAGCTATTACAGTGTCTAGCAGCACTGGTACTCCAGGAGCCAACCCGCCTAACCAGAGCAATCCAACAACTCCTGTTGTGCCTTCACCATCCTCTTCCAGACAAGCAGAAGCTTGTCCACCTACACCTTTTGCTGCTGAACCTTCAAGTTCCACTCCTGGTGGTAGTGCTCCTCCTCCTGCTTCATCCTCCAAGACGATATTGGCTAGCTTTCTTCTCAGCCTATCCTCGATTGCCTTGACCATCTTTATTTAA
- the LOC107865847 gene encoding cucumber peeling cupredoxin, with the protein MEKMLCMIVFGALAIASLAQDASAQTVHVVGDNTGWVIPSNGAAAYTNWADRKTFRVGDTLVFNFTTNQHDVLQVQKSSFDGCNSQNAVGSPILAGPANITLNSTGDHYYICTFGRHCLNGQKLAIRVSSSTSTPGANPPTSSAAGPSGSVPGGTDAGPSGSVPGGTAPPPPSSSTTVLASFMLSLSAIALAAFL; encoded by the exons ATGGAGAAAATGCTGTGCATGATTGTCTTTGGTGCTTTAGCCATCGCAAGTTTGGCACAAGACGCATCAGCCCAAACAGTACATGTGGTTGGGGACAACACGGGTTGGGTCATACCGAGCAATGGCGCAGCAGCTTACACAAATTGGGCTGATAGAAAAACATTCAGAGTTGGAGACACTCTAG TGTTCAATTTTACGACCAACCAACATGACGTTCTACAAGTACAAAAATCTTCGTTCGATGGTTGCAATTCCCAGAATGCCGTAGGCAGTCCAATACTGGCAGGACCAGCAAATATAACACTCAACTCCACTGGAGATCACTACTATATATGCACTTTTGGCAGGCATTGCCTAAATGGTCAGAAATTAGCTATTAGAGTTTCCAGCAGCACAAGTACTCCTGGAGCCAACCCACCTACATCATCTGCTGCTGGACCTTCGGGTTCTGTTCCTGGTGGTACTGATGCTGGACCATCGGGTTCTGTTCCTGGTGGTACTGCTCCTCCTCCTCCATCATCTTCAACAACCGTATTAGCCAGTTTTATGCTCAGTCTATCAGCAATTGCCTTGGCTGCTTTTCTTTAA
- the LOC107865848 gene encoding protein LURP-one-related 12 yields the protein MKSKVVVEDAFVYSEEKNLTVRKTSLFFTGDGFTAYDCKGNLVFRVDTYGPDSRDLGELVLMDATGRCLLTVRRKRPSLHNRWEGYLGEREEGKKPIFSVRRSSIIGRSNVTVEVYSNPIEEYQIEGSFAQRNCTFFNADKISVAEIRRKVDACANVVLGKDVFSLSIKPGFDSAFAMGLVLVLDQIQVDELPGNRVDADPIPDDPSLSS from the exons ATGAAGAGCAAAGTAGTTGTTGAAGATGCATTTGTTTACAGTGAAGAGAAGAATCTTACTGTTCGTAAAACTTCGCTGTTCTTCACTGGAGATGGATTCACTGCCTACGACTGCAAAGGCAACCTTGTTTTTCGAGTTGACACTTACGGTCCCGATTCTCGTGACTTAGGTGAACTCGTTCTGATGGATGCTACTGGCCGATGCCTTCTCACTGTTCGCCGTAAG AGGCCGAGTTTGCATAACAGGTGGGAAGGCTATTTaggtgaaagagaagaaggaaaaaagcCGATATTCAGCGTACGTAGATCGTCGATAATTGGTAGATCTAATGTGACGGTGGAAGTATACAGTAATCCAATTGAGGAGTATCAGATTGAAGGATCATTTGCTCAGAGAAATTGCACGTTTTTCAATGCTGATAAGATATCGGTGGCTGAAATTCGAAGGAAAGTGGATGCTTGTGCCAATGTGGTGCTTGGAAAGGACGTTTTTTCGCTGTCTATAAAGCCTGGATTTGACAGTGCGTTCGCCATGGGATTAGTACTTGTGCTTGATCAAATCCAAGTTGATGAGTTGCCTGGTAATCGGGTCGATGCCGATCCTATCCCTGATGATCCTAGTCTTTCTTCTTAA